CAGCCCGCGCGAAGTCGTGGCGCGCGTCAAGGCCATCCTGCGACGCGTTCGCGGCAGCGGCGCCCCGTCGGGGAGGGTGGAGATGGCAGGCACGGCCACCGCACCGCAAGCACCCGCGCTCGTGATCGACGCCGTGCGCCATCACGCGCGCCTCGACGGTCACGAGCTACCCCTGACGCCGGTGGAACTGCGGCTGCTCGCCACGCTCGCCAGCCATCCGGACAAGACATTCCCCCGCGCGCATCTGCTCGATCGCATGTACGACGATCACCGCGTGGTGGCCGACCGGACGGTCGACAGCCACATCAAGAATCTGCGTCGCAAGTTGCAGGCGATCCGGCCCGACGAGGAAATCGTGCGTTCGATCTACGGCGTGGGTTACCGCCTGGAACTGCGCACCGATCGCCCTGGCGGCCATGCCGTGGGGCATGGCGTCGCGGCTATCGACAATCCGGCGGACGCGGTGCCAGAATAGGCGCACCCGCGCCACGGCGGGTACCCATTGAGGAGATCGACGATGCCACGCCGCACCGCCCCGCTGTCCCCGATGTCCGCTTCATTCAGCCCGCTCGCCCCTTCGGTACACGAGCCGTGCTCAACCGCCTCCGGCGAAACCATCTCACGCTCAGCGCGCCCGCTCGAACGCCTCGTGCGCGCGACACTGACCGCAGGGCTCCTGGGCACCAGCGGTCTCGCCTTCGCGCAGACGCCCGTATGCTTCGATAGCGTCGGCCGCGCCCTTGCGCCGGTACAATGCTCGCAGGCTGCACGCGATCAGGCGGCCGCACAAGCCACCGCATCGGGTGCCAGTTCGCCGTCCCTGCGCGACGAATGCCGCGCGCTCGCCGACAAGATTGCCAACACGCCCGATAAACCGGTCTACACCCGCGATCGTCCAGTCGTCGCGCCGAACGGCGATCGTGTCGACATTCCTACACGCGCGAACCCGCGCAAAGCCCTCAAGGAAGAATACGTGCGCAATTGCACGTAGGCATACACCTACAAATTGGCAAACGATGCGAGCAAGTTAGTGGAACTTGTGCCGCCGATTTCTTGACAATACACGTAGACACCGCATAATCGTTGTCACGCCGGCGCGCCCTGCGACGTCGCGAAATACGTCGCGTGCGCTGGTGCCGGTGTCCTTCGGACTCCGAATCTTCATCCTCATCACCGCTTCAATGCCGAAGCGTCTCGCCCCGCCGGGGTGTTGCATCGGCTTGACGTTCTATCCGCATCCATTGCCGCCACACGTTGCAAGCGGCACATGCTTTCCGGAGGGAGAAAATGCAAAAACGCGAATTCCTGATGAAATCTTCCGTCGCTGTCGCTGCCGCCGCTTTCGCGCTGGCCGGCTGCACCACCACCACGCCGTCGCAGGCGGACAAGAGCGACAACGCGAGCGGCGTCAATGCCAACAAGCGCCGCGAAATCGATGCGTCCGTGAATGGCGCGCTCGACAGGATGTATGCCTCCGTGAAGGGCTCGCGCGAACTCGTGAACCGGGCGCGCGGCGTGCTCGTATTCCCGTCCGTGCTGCAAGCGGGCTTCGTCGTGGGTGGCGAGTACGGCGAAGGCGCGTTGCGCGTCGGCGGTGCGACCAAGGGCTACTACAACACCGTGACGGCGTCGTTCGGTCTGCAGATCGGTGCGCAGTCGAAGGCCGTCATCTTCCTGTTCATGACGCAGGACGCGCTCGACAGATTCCAGCGCACGGACGGCTGGACGGCCGGCGCCGACGCGTCCGTCGCACTGGTCAAGGTCGGTGCGAACGGCGCGGTCGACATCAATACCGCCACCACACCGGTGCAGGTCATCGTGATGACCAACGCCGGCCTCATGGCCAACCTGAACGTGGAAGGCACGAAGGTCACGAAGCTCAATATCTGACGCACAACCGAAAACAAACGGCGCCACCCGCGATGGGTGGCGCCGTATTTTTTTGTGCGAACCAGTGCGGACCGGTGCGCGCCGCCCTGACTGCGATCACTCGTTGCTGAACGCGGCCGGACGCCATTTCAGCAGCCGCTTCTCCAGCGATGTCAGCAGATAGTCGGCGCCCAGCGCCACGGCGGCGAGCACGATCATCGCGGCAAACACGCCGCTCGCATTGAACGCGCCCTGCGCCGTCGAGATCAACAGACCGATGCCCTGCTTCGAGCCGAGGAACTCGCCCACCACGGCGCCCACCAGCGCGAAGCCGAAGCTCACATGCAAGCTCGCGAGAATCCACGACAGCGCCGACGGAATCACGACCGACATCGTCACCTGGCGACGCGATGCGCCCAGAATCTGCGCGTTGGCGATCATGTAGCGGTCGGCCTCACGCACGCCCTGGAAGGCGTTGGCGAACACGACGAAGAACACCATCACCACGGCGAGTGCAACCTTCGACGCCATGCCCAGGCCGAACGCGATCACGAAGATCGAGCCGAGCACCACGCGCGGAATCGAGTTGGCGATCTGGATGTAGAGACTGAAGACATCCGAGAGCAGCTTGTTGCGGCCGAGCACGATGCCGCAGATGACGCCGGCCACGCCCCCGATCAGGAAGCCGAGCACGGTCTCTTCGAGCGTGACGAGCACCTGCGCCCAGAGCGGCCCCTGCGACGTGCCTTCCACGCACCAGTCGTAGATCTGCTGCACGATCAGCGTCGGCTGCGAGAAAAAGAACGGATCGATCCAGCCGATGCGCGCCGCCAGCTCCCAGCCACCAAGGCCGATCACCAGAATGGCCACGCGCAGGAAAATCACCAGCGCGCGACGTTGTTTGATGCGACGCTGCGCCGCGGCTTCCTCGCGTGCGAGATCGGCGTCGCCGATTCCTGCCAGCATGGCCTGTTCACTCATGTTCATGCCCTCCTCCTGACGGCATGGGCGTGCGCGCCTGTCGCGCCGCCCCGATAAATCACTGTCGCCTACTGTTGCTGCCAATGGCTGTTGCCAATGCCGACAGACTCAACCGATCTTCACTTCTTCGCGCAGGTCTGCCCAGATCTCGCGGGAGATGTCGATGAAGCGCTGTTCGTAGCGAATCTCCGACATCACGCGCGGACGCGGCAGATCGATCGTGTAGACGCTCTTCAGCGTGGCCGGACGCGCGCTCAGCACGAACACCCGGTCGGCCAGCGCAATCGCCTCCTCCAGATCGTGCGTGACGAACACCACCGAGCCCGACGCCGACGACCACAGTTGCAGCAGCTCGTCCTGCATGAGCGTGCGCGTCTGCATGTCGAGCGCCGAGAACGGCTCGTCCATCAGCAGGATTTCGGGGTTGTTGATGAACGTCTGTGCCAGCGCCACGCGCTTGCGCATGCCGCCCGAGAGCTGGTGCGGATAGTGGCCGCCGAACTTGTCGAGGCCCACGCGCTTGATCCATTCGTCGGCCTGCGCGTACGCGGCGTCTTTCGGCTGGCCACGGAAGAGCGGGCCGGCGGCCACGTTCTCGCGCACGCTGCGCCACGGGAAGACGGCGTCGTTCTGGAACACGAAGCCGATGCGCGGATCGATGCCGTTCACGGTCTGGCCCATCACACGCACGGTGCCGGCCGTGGGGCGCAGCAGACCGGTGATCATCGACAGCGTGGTCGACTTGCCGCAGCCGGTCGGGCCCACGATGGCGACGAACTCGCCACGAGCGACCGACATGCTGAAGTTGCGCAGCGCGACGGTGGCGCGACCGTCTGGTGAGATGAAACGGCACGACACGTTGTCGAATTCGATGGCGGGTGTGTCGCGCGAGACGGTGCTCGCCGCGCGCGCCGGCGCCGTGGGGGTGATGGTCTGGGTCATGCCCGGCTCCTCTGATACGTCGAAGGGCTAACGGTGTTGCCGTTTCCTGTGGATGAACCGGCCCGCGCACCGGACAGTCGTCGGGTACGGGCGGCTCGGGGGGCTGCGCGCCGAACTGCGCGCGCGCCGGTACTACGGGGTCAAGGGTTGCGGGCGTCGCGCCACGAGCGCGCGATCACTTCGCCTGGTCGACGAACTCGTTGGTGTACGTCTTCGACAGGTCGATGTGCTTGCCCTTCACGTTCGGGTTGAACGCCGAGAGGACCTTGAGCACGGTCTCCGGTCCGCCCTTGGGCATGCGACCGTCGGGCGAGTACATCGGCAGCGAGTTCTGCAGCGCCTGGACGTACAGATCCCGGTTCTTGCCGTAATAGTCCTTCGGCATCTTGTCGGTAATCTCGGCCGCCGAGTGGGTGTTGATGTACTTGAGCGTCTTCACGAAAGCGCGCGCGAGCTTGGCCGCTTCGGGCTTGTGCTTGTCGAGCCACGAGCGCTGCACGTACAGGCTCGAGGCCGGATAAGCGCCGCCGAGCGCCGCGACCGTGCCTTCCATCGTGCGCATGTCCACGAGCACGACGGCGTCGCCGGTCTTGATCAGTTGCGAGGCGGTCGGCTCGGTCGTCATGCCGGCGTCGATGCGGTTCTGCTTCATCGCGGCGATAAACGTGTTGTCGGCGCCCACCGGCAGCACCGAATACTGTGCCGACGTGATGCCGTGCTTCGCGGCGAGATATTGCGTGAGGAAGTTCGTCGAGGAGCCGAGGCCGGTCACGCCGAGGGTCTTGCCCTTCACGTCGGCCATGCTCTTGATCGTGTCCTTGCTCCGCGCGTTGACCAGTTCCACTTCACCGGGCACCTGACCGAAGATCGTGATGGCCTGGATTTCCTTGCCCTTGCTCTGCAGATCGATGGCGTGATCGTAGAAGCCGACCACGGCCTGCACGGCGCCGGCGAGCAGTTCGTTCTCCGCATCGACGCCGGCCGGCTGCGAGAGCAATTCGACGTTCAGCCCCTCTTCCTTGAAGTAGCCAAGCTGCTCGGCGAGCTTGGCCGGCAGGTAGATCATCTTCGTGATGCCGCCGACCATGATCGTGATCTTGCCGCTGTCGGCCGCGAATCCCGGTGCGGCGGCCAGCGCCAGCGACACGCCGAACACGGCGGCGATTGCGGGTTTCACGAAGGCTTTCGGCAGGCGCATGCCAAGGCTTGCTCGCATTGTGGTGTCTCCATCGTTTTTAGGGATAATGGGCCGACCGCGTGTGCGGCACCGGCTGGCTCGCGCGACGCGTCGCGGGCCGGGGCAGCGGTCCACGGAATCGATTCCCCTGCCTCGATGGCGATTGTAGAAAACCGAAGCTTTCATCAAGCTTTCGCCTCCTGCAGGTTTTCGTTCGCGGCTCATGGGTGTTTACCCGCTGTTGGCGGGCGTCCGGCCAGCGGGCACACTCCCCAGCGCATTACGCCCTTGCCGCCATGAAACTGCTGCTCATCGAAGACAACGAAACGCTCGCCCACTGGCTCGCCCGCATGCTGCGCGACGACAACTTCACCGTCGACGCGGCGCGCGACGGCGACGCGGCCGACCGTCTGCTGCAAACGGAGACCTACGACGTCGTGCTGCTCGATCTCATGCTGCCCAAGCTCGGCGGCAAGCACGTGCTGCGACGGCTGCGCGAGCGCCGCAACAACGTGCCGGTGATCATCCTCACCGCCAGCGGCTCCGTCGACGAGAAGGTCGATTGTCTCGGCGCGGGAGCGGACGACTACCTCGTCAAGCCGTTCGAAGTGCGCGAGCTCATCGCGCGCATCAAGGCGCTGGCGCGCCGGCAGTCGCCCGAACAGGGCGCCGAGCTCCAATGCGCCGATCTCGTCTATCACACCGGCACGCGTCAGTTCGCGATCGCCGGCGCGCCGCTCGCGCTGCCGTCGCGCGAACACGCCGTGCTCGAGATCCTCATGCGCAAGCAGGGCAAGACCGTCGCCAAGAGCGCATTGGTCGACGGCGTATTCGGGCTGGACGACGAACCGAGCACGGACGCCATCGAAATCTACATCCACCGGTTGCGCAAGAAGCTCGAGACGAGCCGCGCGGCGATCATGACCCTGCGCGGCCTCGGCTATCTGCTGCGCGAGAAAGATGCTTAGCCTGCGCGTCAGACTGCTGATGTGGCTGATGTTGCCGCTCTCGCTCTACATCGGCGCGAGCGCATGGCTCGCCTATCGCAGTGCGCGCGACACGGCCGAGCTCGTGCAGGACCGGGCGCTGCTCACGTCGGCGCAGGTGATCGCCGGCGAACTGACGTGGGTCGACGGGGCGCTGCGCGCGAGTGTGCCGCCCTCGGCGCTGGAGCTCTTCGCCTCCCCGGCGCGCGACCGCGTGTTCTATCAGGTCATCACCGAAGACGGCCGACTGCTCGCCGGACCACCCGACTTCCCGCATCCGCCGCTCTTCCCGCCGTCCGTGCCCGTCTATACGGACATCACCTTCAACGGCGAAGCGCTTCGCGTGGTGAATTTCGTGCGCACGATGTACGACTCCGGCCAACCGCATCGGGTCGCGATCGTGGTGGCGCAAACCATGCACGCGCACGACGAGATGCTCGCGCAGTTGTGGGAGCCGTCGCTGCATCGCCAGATCGCGATGGCCGCGCTCGCCGCCATGCTGGTGCTCATCGGCCTGACCGTCGAATTGCATCCGCTCCTCCGGCTCAAGGACGAAGTGGCCGGACGCGCCCCCCAGGAACTGGTGCCGATCCGCGCCGGACAGTTGCAGACGGAGCTGCGCCCCATCGTCGATGCGATCAATCTGTGCATCCAGCGCCTGTCGGCGCAGGCTCAGCAGCAACGCCGCTTCGTGGCCGACGCCGCCCACCAGTTGCGCACGCCGCTCACTCTCCTCGATACGCAATTGCAGTTCGCCGCCCAGCTCGACGATCGCGCGGCGCTGGCCGATGTGCTCGCCGCCATGCAGACGAGCAGCCGCGGGCTCGCCGACCTCACCAACAAGTTGCTGCTGCTCTCCCAGGCGGAGGCGGCCGACACGCCCGCGTTCTCGCGCTCGCGGGTCGATCTGGTGGCCGTGGCGGCCGGCGTGCTCGAAGAACTCGTCGCCCTCGCCCAGCGGCGCAACATCGACCTTGGACTCGAGACTGCCGACGCGCATGTCCGGGTGTCCGGCAACGGCGAACTCTTTCATGCGATGGTCATGAATCTTGTCGACAATGCGATCCGCTATATCCATGAGGGCGGGCGCGTCACCGTCGCGATCGATCGCCAGGACGGCGCCGCGCGACTGCGCGTCATCGACGACGGCCCCGGAATTCAGGCCGAAGCCCGCCAGCGGGTATTCGAACGGTTCTACCGCAACGCGCCCCCGGGACAGCCCGGCACAGGGCTCGGCCTCGCCATCGTGAAAGAGATCGTGGCGGCCAGCCACGGCACCGTGGCGCTGGCCCCGGGTCAGGACGGGCGCGGCCTGATCGTGACGGTAATGCTTCCCATGGATTCGGAGACCGAAAGCAACGCTCTATGAGAAAACGTGCCTTGCGTCTCGTCTCCGATGGAGCGCGCGGCATGCCCGTGCGCTCGCCTGAGAGGAATAACAACCGTATGAAGTCCTTCGAAAAATTAAGGCACCGCAATTGTTTAGATCGAAAGTGTCGTTTGAAACATACGATCGACTGGATGCGCTAGGACAAACCCTGATATATTCGGGGTCTTCGCAGAATCCTCCTCAAGCAAGTGGAAACTTATTGATCCAAATCAAACAGTTACGCTTCGCTGTCAGCCATGCGGGTGCCCGCCGCATGTAATTGTGACGAAATGTAAAGTTTGTTAAATTGCTTGTGGTCTCGCCGCGTGGGTTGCGGCACGGGACGTTTTCTCTCAGGGATTTGCCTCCATGCCGTATCTCGTCGATCCTGCCGCTCGGGCTGCGAGACGTCGCGTGTCGTTAGACGACGCGCTGCACGCGCGCGCCACGACGTCGGCATCGGATCAGGCCGCTGCTTGCGATGCGTCGTTGCCGATGGAGCCCGCGTCACGCGCGGGTGCGGCGCGTCCGCTCGCGCAGTCGGTGGCGCGCAAGATCGACGCCGCCCGCGAAGCCGAGCGCACGCGTCTCGCACAAGAGATGCACGACGGGCTGGGCGCTCACCTCACGGCACTGCAGTTGGCCGTCGCCCGTCTGGCGATGCGCCCACCCGCGGACGCCGCCGAATGGCAGTCCCTGTGCTCACGGATTCAGCATGCGGCAAGCGCCGCACAGGATGCGGCCGACGAACTCGTCGGCCGTAATCGTCCGCCCGCGCTCGACGCGGGCCTCGTCATGGCACTGCGCGCATGGCTGCGCGGCTTCGGCGAACAAAGCGGACTGACCTGCATCTGGCGCTGCGACGACGTAACGCGCGAGCGTGTCACGCGCCTCACTCCCGAAGCGGTGCTCGCGCTGTATCGCATCGCCCAGGAGGCGCTGACCAACGTTGCCCGACATGCCCGTGCGACGCGTGTCGTCGTGGCGCTCGACGGCAGTCACCGGTCACTTAAACTCACGATTTCCGACGATGGCTGCGGACTTGGCCGCGGCTCGCGTCGCAAGCAGGGACATTTCGGATTGGTCGGCATGCGCGAGCGCTGTACGTCGCTCGGCGGCACACTACGTATTAGTGGTGTTCAGGGATCGGGAACGCTCGTGAGCGCCCGTCTTCCCTGGCACCAGATCCTGCCGACCCCCGCCGGGATTCAGACCCCGGAATCGCTCGCTCTTCACGGATACGCATCATGACGCTTAGAGTGCTCATCGTCGACGACCACGCCATCGTGCGACAGGGCGTCCGGCAATTGCTCTCCGATAGCGGGAGCATCGCCGTCGTCGGCGAAGCCGATTGTGGCGCGGAAGCGCTGGAGATGACCGACGCCGCGCAATGGGATATCGTCCTGCTCGATATTTCGCTGCCCGACACGAACGGTCTGGAAATTCTCAAGACCTTGCGACGCCGGCATCCACGCCTGCCGGTCATGATCTTCAGCATGTACGGCGAAGGTCAATTCGCGCTGCGCGCGCTCAAGGCCGGCGCCGCCGGCTACCTAAGCAAACGCTCGAACGCGCAGCAACTGGTCTCCGCCGTGCGACAAGTGGCGTCGGGCCGCAAGTACGTGAGCCCGATGGTCGCCGAAACGCTCGCCGACTATCTCGGCCCGGACGCCGACCAGCCGCCGCACGAGCGTCTGTCCGATCGCGAGTACCAGACGCTGTGCATGATCGGTTCGGGCAAACGCCTCACCGATATTGCCAACGCGCTGTCGCTCTCGGTCAAGACGGTGAGCGTGTACCGCACGCGCCTGCTCGAGAAGATGCGCCTGAACAACAACGCCGAACTCACCTATTACGTGATGCAGCACGGCCTGGTCAGCGCCGAGATGGGGCCGGTCGGCGTCTGACGACGCTCACTGGCACCCCATCCCCCCGGCGCCCGCCGGGGACTCGATAGTGACCAGGCAGTGATTAAGTACTCACTACGTGGCCCGCTTTTGCGGGCCACGTGCATTTCGGGGGCCGGATCGCTCATTCGCGAAGAATTTCCACGACTGCGGAAAATTTTTTTGGCCGCCGCGGCGCATCGTCATCGGCTGGGAATCGCCCCCGTGCGGCGAGTCGCCGGCTGACCATCGCCTCACCTCTCAGAGCCTTACAGGATATGAATAGGCGGCAGATTGCCCCTTTCCTTGGCGGATCAATCGTGGAGGAATTTTGTAGACTGGCTCAATAGCGTTTTTCCGACATCGGCCTGCCAAGTCGATGGGGGTGGGCAAAGCATTTTGCGAAACCACCCTAAATTTTCCCAAAGCGCGTCCGATATCCCCTACAACGGCGGCTTTCGGCGATTGGCTGGTGAGCCAAAGTTACGGCGCTTAAGCCGGAGCCAAAAATTTTGGGAAAGGAGTGGCTAAATGTCATCTGTCATCAATACCAACATCTTCTCGCTGGTTGCTCAACGTAACCTGAGCACGTCGCAATCGGGCCTGCAGACCTCGATCACCCGTTTGTCCTCGGGCATGCGCATCAACAGCGCTGCTGACGACGCCGCTGGCCTCGCGATCACGGACCGTATGACGGCCCAGATCAACGGCACGCAGCAAGCTCAGCGCAACGCCAACGACGGCATCTCGCTGGTGCAAACCGCCGCGGGCGCCCTGTCGGCAATCACCGATAACCTGCAACGCATCCGTACGCTGGCCGTTCAGTCGACCAACTCGACGAACTCGGCTTCGGACCGCGCCGCACTGGACCAGGAAGTCCAACAGCGTCTGGCTGAAGTGAACCGTCTGGCAACCCAGACGTCGTTCAACGGTCTGAACGTGCTCGACGGCTCGATGGGCACGGCGAACTTCCAGGTCGGCGCCAACGCAGGCCAGACCATCTCGGTCAACCTGCAACAAAGCATGACCATCGCCAGCATCGGTTCGGTCGCGCAAATGACCTCGGCCACCAACCCGTTGAGCTTCACGGTCGCTGCCGCTGGCATCACCGTTCAACTGGGCGCCGGCGCGGCCGTCAACGTCAAGGCAGGCACGTACAACAGCTCGGCAGACCTGGCAACGGCCATCAACACCGCCGCACAAACGGCCGGTTTCACGGGCAACGTCGCTTCGGTCAACTCGGCCGGTGAAATCGCGATCACCAACACCGACCCGGCGCAAACGCTGACGGTCGCCGGCGCCGACGCCACCACGCTGGGCCTGGCCGTCGCGGCTGCCGCCGCCGGTTCGACGACCACGTCGACCGCCGTAGCTTCCACGTTCTCGCAAACGCTGGCTGCAGGTGACCTGGTCCTGACCGTCAACGGCAAGGCCACGAACATCACCGGCAAGATGAACAGCGCCAGCGACCTGGCCAATGCGATCAACTCGTCGAACAGCGGCGTGAACGCGTATGTCGACAACACGGGCGCAATGCACCTGAGCTCGGGTTCGTCGTTCCAGATCAGCGGCGCCACGGCGGCAACGCTGACCAAGCTGGGCCTGCCGACGGCAG
The Pandoraea pulmonicola DNA segment above includes these coding regions:
- a CDS encoding sensor histidine kinase; its protein translation is MLSLRVRLLMWLMLPLSLYIGASAWLAYRSARDTAELVQDRALLTSAQVIAGELTWVDGALRASVPPSALELFASPARDRVFYQVITEDGRLLAGPPDFPHPPLFPPSVPVYTDITFNGEALRVVNFVRTMYDSGQPHRVAIVVAQTMHAHDEMLAQLWEPSLHRQIAMAALAAMLVLIGLTVELHPLLRLKDEVAGRAPQELVPIRAGQLQTELRPIVDAINLCIQRLSAQAQQQRRFVADAAHQLRTPLTLLDTQLQFAAQLDDRAALADVLAAMQTSSRGLADLTNKLLLLSQAEAADTPAFSRSRVDLVAVAAGVLEELVALAQRRNIDLGLETADAHVRVSGNGELFHAMVMNLVDNAIRYIHEGGRVTVAIDRQDGAARLRVIDDGPGIQAEARQRVFERFYRNAPPGQPGTGLGLAIVKEIVAASHGTVALAPGQDGRGLIVTVMLPMDSETESNAL
- a CDS encoding sensor histidine kinase, producing the protein MSLDDALHARATTSASDQAAACDASLPMEPASRAGAARPLAQSVARKIDAAREAERTRLAQEMHDGLGAHLTALQLAVARLAMRPPADAAEWQSLCSRIQHAASAAQDAADELVGRNRPPALDAGLVMALRAWLRGFGEQSGLTCIWRCDDVTRERVTRLTPEAVLALYRIAQEALTNVARHARATRVVVALDGSHRSLKLTISDDGCGLGRGSRRKQGHFGLVGMRERCTSLGGTLRISGVQGSGTLVSARLPWHQILPTPAGIQTPESLALHGYAS
- a CDS encoding ABC transporter ATP-binding protein, producing MTQTITPTAPARAASTVSRDTPAIEFDNVSCRFISPDGRATVALRNFSMSVARGEFVAIVGPTGCGKSTTLSMITGLLRPTAGTVRVMGQTVNGIDPRIGFVFQNDAVFPWRSVRENVAAGPLFRGQPKDAAYAQADEWIKRVGLDKFGGHYPHQLSGGMRKRVALAQTFINNPEILLMDEPFSALDMQTRTLMQDELLQLWSSASGSVVFVTHDLEEAIALADRVFVLSARPATLKSVYTIDLPRPRVMSEIRYEQRFIDISREIWADLREEVKIG
- a CDS encoding ABC transporter permease, translated to MNMSEQAMLAGIGDADLAREEAAAQRRIKQRRALVIFLRVAILVIGLGGWELAARIGWIDPFFFSQPTLIVQQIYDWCVEGTSQGPLWAQVLVTLEETVLGFLIGGVAGVICGIVLGRNKLLSDVFSLYIQIANSIPRVVLGSIFVIAFGLGMASKVALAVVMVFFVVFANAFQGVREADRYMIANAQILGASRRQVTMSVVIPSALSWILASLHVSFGFALVGAVVGEFLGSKQGIGLLISTAQGAFNASGVFAAMIVLAAVALGADYLLTSLEKRLLKWRPAAFSNE
- a CDS encoding response regulator, which gives rise to MMFPDAAPILIVEDEPKLAALLAEYLRVAGMPCRILSDGRDVLPAMRATQPRLVLLDLMLPGMDGLEVCRAVREISDVPIVMLTARAAETDRLLGLELGADDYICKPFSPREVVARVKAILRRVRGSGAPSGRVEMAGTATAPQAPALVIDAVRHHARLDGHELPLTPVELRLLATLASHPDKTFPRAHLLDRMYDDHRVVADRTVDSHIKNLRRKLQAIRPDEEIVRSIYGVGYRLELRTDRPGGHAVGHGVAAIDNPADAVPE
- a CDS encoding response regulator, with amino-acid sequence MKLLLIEDNETLAHWLARMLRDDNFTVDAARDGDAADRLLQTETYDVVLLDLMLPKLGGKHVLRRLRERRNNVPVIILTASGSVDEKVDCLGAGADDYLVKPFEVRELIARIKALARRQSPEQGAELQCADLVYHTGTRQFAIAGAPLALPSREHAVLEILMRKQGKTVAKSALVDGVFGLDDEPSTDAIEIYIHRLRKKLETSRAAIMTLRGLGYLLREKDA
- a CDS encoding flagellin encodes the protein MSSVINTNIFSLVAQRNLSTSQSGLQTSITRLSSGMRINSAADDAAGLAITDRMTAQINGTQQAQRNANDGISLVQTAAGALSAITDNLQRIRTLAVQSTNSTNSASDRAALDQEVQQRLAEVNRLATQTSFNGLNVLDGSMGTANFQVGANAGQTISVNLQQSMTIASIGSVAQMTSATNPLSFTVAAAGITVQLGAGAAVNVKAGTYNSSADLATAINTAAQTAGFTGNVASVNSAGEIAITNTDPAQTLTVAGADATTLGLAVAAAAAGSTTTSTAVASTFSQTLAAGDLVLTVNGKATNITGKMNSASDLANAINSSNSGVNAYVDNTGAMHLSSGSSFQISGATAATLTKLGLPTAATTYATSGSLAQADVKTINSATLMLSQIDSAIGTVDTLQSTLGAIQNRFQSTISSLSTTTQNLTSARSGVQDTDYAAETANLTKSQILQQAGISMLAQANQLPQQVLKLLQ
- a CDS encoding response regulator transcription factor — encoded protein: MTLRVLIVDDHAIVRQGVRQLLSDSGSIAVVGEADCGAEALEMTDAAQWDIVLLDISLPDTNGLEILKTLRRRHPRLPVMIFSMYGEGQFALRALKAGAAGYLSKRSNAQQLVSAVRQVASGRKYVSPMVAETLADYLGPDADQPPHERLSDREYQTLCMIGSGKRLTDIANALSLSVKTVSVYRTRLLEKMRLNNNAELTYYVMQHGLVSAEMGPVGV
- a CDS encoding ABC transporter substrate-binding protein, with product MRLPKAFVKPAIAAVFGVSLALAAAPGFAADSGKITIMVGGITKMIYLPAKLAEQLGYFKEEGLNVELLSQPAGVDAENELLAGAVQAVVGFYDHAIDLQSKGKEIQAITIFGQVPGEVELVNARSKDTIKSMADVKGKTLGVTGLGSSTNFLTQYLAAKHGITSAQYSVLPVGADNTFIAAMKQNRIDAGMTTEPTASQLIKTGDAVVLVDMRTMEGTVAALGGAYPASSLYVQRSWLDKHKPEAAKLARAFVKTLKYINTHSAAEITDKMPKDYYGKNRDLYVQALQNSLPMYSPDGRMPKGGPETVLKVLSAFNPNVKGKHIDLSKTYTNEFVDQAK
- a CDS encoding YSC84-related protein, which codes for MQKREFLMKSSVAVAAAAFALAGCTTTTPSQADKSDNASGVNANKRREIDASVNGALDRMYASVKGSRELVNRARGVLVFPSVLQAGFVVGGEYGEGALRVGGATKGYYNTVTASFGLQIGAQSKAVIFLFMTQDALDRFQRTDGWTAGADASVALVKVGANGAVDINTATTPVQVIVMTNAGLMANLNVEGTKVTKLNI